CGCAGAGGATGTACCGCACGGTAAGTATCCCAAATCCAATCATCCGTATAGAAAGGTATACCTTTATCTTCATGCACTTTTCCATCCGTAGCACTGTAATAGCGGCCGTCTTCCGAAATACAAATCATTCGTTCGTAGGTACGGTACAAAGAAGTATAGAAAACGGTTTTTTCATTTTCCGTACCGCCTTCTATTTTTATCTTATCCAATGTGCGGTTCCACAGGCTACGCCCGGCTTTTGCCACTACGTCTACATCATACACAGAGATTTCCCGGTCCAGATTCTTTTTTGCTTGTTCTACGTCGATAAATGAAATACCGTACTTCAGTCCGACCGTACGTTTACCGGCAGGATAAGCCAAAACCAAAGCTGCATTCCGGCCGGCGACTTCTTTTTGGCCATATTGTATCTGATCGTTTGTCAAAGAGCCTACTTTGTCAGGTACTGCATTCATCTCCATATATAAATAAACCTTTGTTTTATTATCTATATATTGAAAACCGCTAATAGTATTTCCTTCACTTTTTAATTCTCCGTTCCGGGTATTTAAAATAAGATAAGACGGCGCATCATTTTCAAAATCCACCGAATAAACCGCCGATTGATGAGACGGAGCAAAATCTACCGTCACATTGGCTTCGTCTAAATAAACCGAATACCGGTACGGTACAATCTTTTCCAGATCATAACTATAATTCAGTACCGGCCTCATATTTTTTTCTTCTCCCTGATAAGGACTTAAATTAAAAGCAGAACTTCCCCGATGGCTGGTAACCACAAGGGGTAGTCCATGAATACGATCGCCTGTAAAATCTCCTCGTTCCGGATATACCCGCAATAGGCTGTTAGGCAAATGTACCGTAGGATAGGTAGGGACCAGCAAATGGCTGATATTCCCCATGTACGGATTTACATAATCTACCGGCTCTTTTGCTTCCGGACACGTAACGTTCCGTTCCATAGGCTGACAAGCCAGAAGCAAGCAAACAGATAAAAATAATCCGCCAATCTTCTTTATCGATCTTTTTTCCATGTCATTTATAATTACAGAGTTATTTATTCAGTTGTATGAGGCCTGCTTTCCGGTGCCGTACCAAAAGATTTGTTCGGCGTATTACCCATTACAAAGGTTAACGTGCCTCCTTTCATGATATCTTCATATAAAAGATAAGATTTATCATAAGGTTGATCATTCAAACGGACAGATTGTATATAGATGTTTTCTTTCGAATTGTTCTCGGCAATTACAGTAAAAGTCTTTCCTTGGGGCAAATTTACCGTGGCTTTGTCAAATAAAGGGCTTCCGAATACAAACATTCCGTTTGAAGGGTTCACTTGATAAAATCCTAAAGCGGAAATAATATGCCAAGCCGACATTTGCCCGCAATCTTCATTTCCGATAACTCCGTCCGGTTGATCCGTATAGAACTGATCCTGGATAAAACGTACTTTTTCAGCTGTCTTCCATTGCTGACCGGCATATGGATAAAGGTATACTACATGGTGACTGGGTTCGTTTCCATGCGCATACATTCCGATCAGCCCGCTAATATCGGGAGAAGCTTCTGCGCCCATGTCGCCGCTCACTTCAAACAAGGAATCCAATTTTGTGGTAAACTCCTGGTCTCCGCCAAATAATTCAATAAGTCCTTCCGGATGTTGGGGTACAAAGAAAGTGTAATGCCATCCGTTTCCTTCGCAAAAATAACCTCTTCCCCCATGCACGGAGCGGAACGCATCGTAAGGAGTAGCCCATTCCCCGGCATCTGTTTTAGGACGGATGAAATTAATATCCTTATCAAAATAATGTGTATAATATTTTCCTCTTTTCAAGTAGGTTTTATATTCATCTGTCTTCCCCATTTTCTTAGCCATTTGAGAAATACCCCAATCACCTACTGCATATTCCATGGCAATAGAAGTAGCTTCGCCTACTTTATCACAGGGGATATATTCTTTCTCCAGTACAAAAGGCACTCCGTTTTGCCCCGGATGGGTAGCAGACGAGGTGACTGCAGCAAATGCCCGATCCGCATCAAACCCGCGGAAACCCTTCAAGTATGCATCCGCAATAACCGGGATAGCACTATACCCGGGCATTTGGTTGGTTTCTCCTCCTACCAAGGGCCAAATAGGTAAGCGTCCCTGCTGGTCGTAAATACCGAGCATAGAATTAACCATATCATCTACCCGCTCCGTTTTAATAATAGTAAATAACGGATGCAAGGCACGGTAGGTATCCCATAAAGAAAAGGTAGAATAGTTTGTCCCGTTATTTGCCGTATATACCGAATCATTATGTCCACGAAATTCGCCGTTCACATCACAATAAAGGGTAGGTGCAATGCAAGTATGATATAAAGAGGTGTAAAAGATCTTCCGGGCACGTTCGTCTTTTGTATCGATATGGATACAAGACAATTCTTGATTCCATTTATGCCGTGCTTCTTGTTTTACTTCATCAAAATCCCAATGAGGTAGTTCCTGGCGGATATTATCCAATGCATTAGCACAACTTACGGAAGAAATACCCACTTTTAAAATCACGCCTTCGGGGGCATTTCCAAAAACAATCACCCCTTTTACTCCCTGGCCGGTCAGTTCTCCTTCCCCGGCAGCTTCGTCATCATTATATACTAATAATTCCTTGACGGGTTTATCGCACTTCATGGTAAAATATACCTTATGCCGTGGGCTCCACCCGTTTGAAAAACGATAACCTTCCAATGTATACTCGTCTACTTTTTTCAGGTAGGTTTCGTAAGCATGGTCACCGTTTCCCTCTTTCAAATTAATCAAGACATGCGGTTCTTTGCTTGCGGGAAAAGTATAGCGGTGAATACCTACCCGTTCGGTAGCAGAGAGTTCCGCTTTAATACCATCTTTTAATTTAACGGCATAATAACCCGGTATTACGGTTTCATCCGTGTGTTTATAATAAGAGGAACAACTACCGGCAATATCATTTTGCTCGCCTCGTTTTGTACGGATTTCACCGGTGAAAGGCATCATCAGAACATCGCCCAGATCCGTACAACCCGTTCCGCTTAAGTGGGTATGGGAAAAACCGATCAGCACACTATCGGAGTAATGGTAACCGGAGCACCAGTCCCAGCCCTTATGAATATTTTGGGGTCCCAACTGCACCGCGCCGAAAGGAACACTGGCTCCTACAAAAACATGTCCGTGACCACCGGAACCGATATAAGGGTCTACATACGAAACATAATCTACCTGTTGAGTTTTTTCCGGGGTAGTGCATGAAAAAGCAAAAGATACCAGGCATAAGGAAATGCCTGGTATCAAAATTGAATTAAGTAATTTCATCTATTTATCTTTTCTTTTTTTCATTTACAGAAAACGAATAAGGGAAATCTTCCGGATTTACGCCCCGGTTTTTATTGGGAGTATCACTCATCTTCATATCGATCACACCGCCTTTTAACAGATCGAAATGTTTGACATAGTTCTTCGTGTAGTTCTTTCCGTTGAATGTCATCGATTCGATATAGCGATTGGCATCATTGTTTTCCGGAGCATTGATGACTAGTTTGTTTCCATTTTCGAAAGTTATGGTTGCTTTCTTAAATAAAGGAGCTCCCATTACATATTCGTCTGTTCCGGGACAAACCGGATAAAATCCGAGTGCGGAGAATACGTACCATGCCGAGGTTTGTCCGTTATCTTCATCCCCACAGTAGCCGTCAGCCTGGCAAGTATACATACGGTTCATCACTTCACGCAACCAATATTGGGCTTTCCAAGGTTCACCTGCATAATTATACATATAAATCATGTGTTGGATAGGTTGGTTACCATGCGCATAATTGCCCATATTCATGATTTGCATTTCACGGATTTCATGAATCACACCTCCATAATAACTATCGTCAAAGATAGGGGGAACACTGAATACGGAGTCCAACATGGTAATAAATCCTTGCTTTCCTCCCATTAAATCGATTAATCCTTGAGGATCATGGAATACCGACCACGTATAATGCCAACTGTTTCCTTCGGTAAACGCGTCTCCCCATTTCAAAGGTGAAAAAGGAGATTGGAAGGTTCCGTCTTGATTACGTCCGCGCATGAGTTTAGATTCCTTATCAAACAAATTCTTATAATTCATGGCTCTCTTGGCAAAGAGTTCAATTTCTTTCTTAGGGCGTTTCAAATCTTTCGCCAATTGATAAATACACCAGTCGTCATAAGCATATTCCAACGTACGGGCTGCATTTTCATTTATTTTTACGTCATAAGGAACATAGCCCAGTTTATTGTAATATTCATGGCCTAAACGTCCGGTGGAAGAAACCTTCGGATGTACATTTTCAGTTCCGTGAATTAATCCTTCATATAAAGTTTTAAGGTCGTCTACTTTCACTCCTTTCATATAAGCATCTACCAGGATAGAAGCCGAATTGTTACCTACCATACAACCTCTATGTCCCGGACTTGCCCATTCGGGGAAGAATCCGCTTTCTTTGTAGGTATTAATCAGACCTTCCTGCATTTGTTTGCCAACAGACGGGAACATCAGGTTTACGAATGGAAACAAACAACGGAAGGTATCCCAGAAACCTGTATCAGTGTACATATATCCCGGCAGTACTTCTCCATTATAAGGGCTATAGTGGACAACGTTTCCCCGGGCATCTATTTCATAAAATTTTCGGGGGAACAATAAAGAACGGTACATACATGAATAGAATGTGCGGTATTGGTCTAACGAGCCTCCTTCTACCTGAACTTTACCCAGCACCTGGTTCCATGCTTGTTTGCCTTTGGCTGCTACTTCGTCGAAGCTATTGTTTCCTAATTCTTTCAGATTCAGTTCCGCCTGATCGAAGCTAATGAATGATGAGGCTACTTTCGCATGTACTTTTTCTCCTTTGCCTGTTTTAAAACCGATTACCGCACCTACGTGATTAGCTTGTTGTTCTTTTTCATTTTTCAAAGAACCGTCGGCAAATGTATATTCATATGTAAAAGGCTTATCAAATATCACTACAAAGTAATTCTTGAAATTAGCCGGAACGCCGCCGCTATTTTTAGTGGTATACCCGATTATCTTATTTTGTTCCGGTAAAATCTTTATGTAGGAACCTTTATCCAACGCATCGATTACTACATAGGAACTATCTGTCTGGGGAAAAGTAAAACGGAACATAGCAGCCCGTTCTGTCGGGGTAATTTCCGTCACCACATCATGTTCTGCCAAATAAGCCCGATAATAATACGGCTTAGCGATCTCCGCTTTATGGGAAAACCAACTGGCCCGCTTATCCTGGTCGAATTCAGGTTGCCCGGTTACCGGCATAATAGCAAACTGCCCGTAGTCGTTAATCCACGGACTAGGTTGATGGGTTTGTTTGAATCCCCGGATTTTATTGGCGGTATATACATACGCCCAACCGTCTCCCATTTTACCGGTTTGGGGCATCCAAAAGTTCATTCCCCAAGGAAGGGCAATAGCGGGATACGTGTTTCCGGTAGATAGCTCGAAGCTCGATTGTGTACCAACCAAGGGATTCACATATTCTACCGGGTCAAAACTATCTGCATGCGTAGTAGCCGATGCAGTCTTGGAAGAAAGGCCTAAAGTAAAAGCTAAGGCCAGAATTAAAACACTTTTATTTCTCATGATATTTAATATATATTTTGATTATTTTTTTCGTGCTACAAAGTAACTAAATCTATAGGCTATGGGAAAGAACTGAAAGTATGTTTTTAGTCAAAAATACATAAAAAGAAGCCTCAACAGGAAAGTATATTCTCATTTTAGTTGATTTATTACAAAGGAATGTATGTCAAGTCAACACAGAGACAAGGAGACACAGGGAGTTTAAAATGTTTATAATAAACTCTCTGTGTTGGTATAATTTATATATTCCAGCCGTTTCAACATTGGAAATCAGGGAACAAATTTGGATAGAAGGAAAGAATATTTTTTCTTTGTAACTTTTATAGTAAGATGAATATGCGTATACAAATCATTCTTTTTCCGTTACTTATTTTCTTTCTGTCCGCTTGTATCAAAGAAGACACGGAACCATCTGCCAGCAAAATAGAAACAGGTAGCAAACTTCCTTATTTTACGCTTACCGATTCAGTAGGAAATCGATTATCCTCGGATAAATTCAAAGGGAATACAGTACTTATTGTTTTCTTTTCAACCACTTGTAAAGATTGCCAAAGAGATTTACCCGTTATGGAAAGTGTATGGAAGAATCTAAGAAGTGAAGATAGATTTCTTCTGCTGCCTATTGCCAGGAAACAGACAGCAGAAGAAGTAAAATCATATTGGGAAGCTCAGCACTTTTCAATGCCTTATTACCTGGATTCTTCCGGAGAAATCTACTCTCTTTTCGCTACGAAAACCATTCCCCGCTTTTATCTGGCAAATCGAGAAGGCATTGTGATTTGGCAAGAAGCAGAAGTTTTGACCAGGAATGCAGAAAAAATTACAGCCTGGGTAAAAGAGTATCTTTCTTCTTATAACTTTTCTATTTCTTCCCTGGAAAGTCCGGAGCTTTGAGAGATAACGTCAAGGTCTACTCCCAGCTCTTTGAGACGACGGGCCATTTCTTGTGCTTTTAACTGAGAGCCTTTTTCAATGCCTTGTTTTATACCTTTTTCAATGCCTTTCTCCATTCCTTCTTTTATGCCTTCTTCTTTCCCGTCCAGTTTGCTTCGGGCCATAGCACTGTTCATCACACGGTACGCATCCAGTTGGGCTTCATAGCTGGCTTGTTCCTCGGGGGTGAAGTTCGCTATCTCGGCTCGTTCCATCAGCTTTTCAAAAGCGGCTTTCTGTGCCTTCCAGGGCATCCTTTCTAATGTGTCCATACGCGTTAATATATAAAACCATTTGTCTAGGTTCGTGATACATTCGTCTTCTTTCTTTGTGAAATAAGGCAATTGCAAGAAGATCATCCGGGAGCAGTCGCTGAACAGTTCGTGGCTATCCAGGTAAAGGTACGCTGCGTCCGACCTTAGGAACGGCCTCAAATCGGGGCAGGTGAAGTTCAGTATAAATATCCCGTAAACGGGGTAAAGGGAGAAGTTCCAACCTTTGCCTTTTATGCCTTGTTTCGAGATTGCCCGCGACATGTAGTAGATGAAACGTTCCTTCACAAAGAGTTGTGCTTTGTTCTGGAGCTCTACTATGAACTTTTCGCCTGTGTCACTTTCACAAAGTATGTCAAAGATAACACCTCGGCCGTAAATATTTTCCGGCAGTTCTTCGGTTTTAAGATACTTTATATCCTCTACATGCCGTTCTCCTTCCAACAGATCGTTCAGGAACTCTATTAAAATGCTTTTGGAGGCTTCTTCTCCGAACAGGAGTTTCCAGCCGTAGTCGGTAAAAGGGTTTACAAATCTTCCCATAATTAAGGTGAGTTAAGTGTTAATATTATTTACAGGACAAAGGTAGGGCTTTGTATGGGATTGAGAAATTAAATAGGGAAAAAAGTCCAAGTACAGGCAAAATAAAAAACTACTCCTTTTCCGGTTACCGAACCCGGCCGGGAAGGAGTAGAATGCTTATAGCAAAAAGGATTTATTCTTTAAGATTTTCCTTGAGAGAGTTTGCTTGCAAGATCAGCTATTTTCTCTTCCGTGGATTGAAGGAGCCGGTCGTAAAGCCGGATACTGTTTTCATATAGTTGCATGCCTTTGCCGTAAAGCTTTTGCATTTCTTCCAAGGCGGTGTATAAGGCTTTATCCGATTGATTAGTGGTGGTTACGCTTCCTATCTCACCTATGTTGCCACTAGCAATACTATTATCCTTATTTGAAAACGTGTTATTCTCAATATAATATGCCAACGGTTTCTCATCCTCCAACTCTTTAATGAGATCTACAGAAACGTCCAGCCCTTTGGCGAAGCGTGCCAGTAACTCATCACTTATTTTTTCTTCTTCCTCATAATGAGATACGTTTTGCTGGCACATACTGATAAGATCACCTAATTGCTTTTGTGATAGTTTTTTATCGCGGCGTAACCTTTTGATTGCATGGCCATGGTGGGACTTGCTACTTGCCGACGACTTTTCTGCGGTTTTTGTTGTCTTTTCTTCGGTTTCCATATTACTTGTTTTATTTTCCAACAAAGATAGGAAGTTATAAGTTTCAGACAAGCATATATTTGTGTAAAATACCTATCGCCTTACAAAGAATGACGTACATCACTAGTTGATCCGCGTAAAACACTCAAAAATATTTGTACGATAAGCGATATACTTGCCGTATCTAAATAGGTACGGTTATGAAACAAAATTGTTTTGAGAAACTGGTATATTGTATATTGAACAACATGTTTTTTTCCGAGAAGGTATTAATTAAGGGGGAATGGGACAGGGATGCAAGGGTGATACCTCCCGGAAGCCAAGTAAAACTCCATTTCTTCTTTTTTAAAAAGGCAAAGAGAGATGTGCAGGAAATTATGAAATTAAACGGCTTAAAACTGTTGGAGAATATTACGTTGAGTACGCATATAAACTCGTTCCGATATTTTGAACAAATGCGTGAGCAAGAGGAGGAAACGTATATACAAACGGTTAGCAGGTGGGTTACTTTACGGAATGATTTCGGGAACTTCCATTCCATGTTACGGTTGGAAGAGCTGGTAAGCATTTTAGACTATACTTTTTGCAGTTTGAACCTCCCTCCGCGTTGTGCTGTGTTATTACCGGATTGCCCGCAAAAAATAGATTGCGGCAGCTTAGTGGATGTGTTGTTGGTTTTTGAGGATGAGTATCTGTGGATCCTGAATGAAAAGATAGAAGAAGTAGATTGCCTGGAAGTAAGCTGGGGGTCGAATCTGGATATTATGTGTATAGATTATAGTTATTATGAAGAGGCCTTGTCGGGCGAAGTTCCTTCATTGAGTATAAAAAGAATCTTTGATGCCATTGTATTGTATGATGCTTTCCGGGGCATCCGCTTGGATGCTCCTTTTATAAACCATAGCCAGGTCGGGTAGGTGGAAATTCAGGGGAGTGATGCTAAAAGGTAAAGGGTAGGTAAACAAAATGTGCCGGTTTTGGCTTACTTTTGCAGAGAACAGAAAGACATGGTAGACAAAAGAACAGAAATAGATTTTAGACAGAAGAACGGAAAGTGATTATAGACAGAAGAACAAAAGAACAGAATGATATTTCAGACAGAAGAACAAAAGAACATATTTTATTTCTCTCTTACTATATGTTCTTTTGTTCTTCTGTCTATTAAAATATTCTTCTGTCTATTTCGTTCTTCTGTCTATCAAAATGTTCTTTTGTCTGAAAGGATATGTCGAACTATTTTTGAGGAAGTACTTATAAATAATAAATGGGATGAAAACAGCTTTAATTACCGGGGCAACGGATGGGATCGGCTTGGAGTTTGCCAAGATTTTTGCAGGTCATTCTTGCAATCTTGTCTTAGTAGCGCGAAACGAAGAACGGCTTCTTCAGATCAAGCAGGAATTATCGGCCAGCGGCATTACGGTAGACGTGTTTCCTAAAGATTTGAGTGTACAGGAGAATGCCGAAGCTATTTATCTTTCTTTAAAGGAAAGGGGGATTGCGGTGGATTTCCTGATTAATAACGCAGGTTTCGGAATCGATGCGCCTTATCTGGATATCGCTTGGGAGAAAGAGAAGATGATGTTGGAGCTCAACATGGTTACCGTGGCTTATTTTACTAAGATGTTCGGGCGGGATATGAAAGCACGGGGGTTCGGGCGGATTTTGAATGTGGCTTCTATTGCTGCTTTCCAGCCAGGACCTTATATGGCGGGGTATTGTGCAACGAAGGCTTTTATTTTAAGTCTTTCGGAAGCGGTAAATTATGAATTGAAAGGAAGCGGGGTGCATGTTACGGCTTTATGTCCCGGGGTAACGGATACTCAATTCCATGCGGTGGCGAAGACGGAAGAGGTAGGCATGTCGCGCCATCTTCCACATGCTTCGGCTCAGGAAGTGGCTGCTTACGGGTACAAGTTGCTTTCGGAAGGGAAAGCGATGGGGGTATATGGATGGCTAAACCGCTTGCTGGTGTTTTCCAACCGGTTAGTGCCGCGGAAAGTTTCTACGTTCCTTTCTGCCCGGTTGCTGAAAGGAGATTCATAAGGATAAAAAAACGGAAAAGAAATATTTCCTTACGTTATCCATGATAAAATAGCTCAAGAACAGACCTCCATCCTTTTGTCATTCCGCGCTTGACGCGGAATCTCCGATAGACAAAGGGCTGCTTTTAGGCGGGGAGATGGCGGGTCGTCGCCCGCCATGACAGGTGTAGTCAAAGGACAGTCTTCCCTTTAGATTTGCATGGGAATTTCTGTGTTTAATTGGTTCCCGGCATCCCATGTTTTATTGTTTTTGGGCATCTCCGGTTAATTCGGCGTATCGGCATAGTGCTTCCACGTAATAGTAATCGGCGTAGGTTAAGGGCACGTCTATTTCCGTGCCGGAGGGCATGTTGCCTACCGAGTGTTTCAGGATGAAGCCTCCGTTCGTGCCGGGCTGCGCCGTATATTCCGGGGAAGATAAGGTGCGGAGTATTTTCTCGGCTGCTTTAAAGTATTTTTTAGCGGGGGCTTTGGGTACGTACCGGGAGAGTTCCAGCAAAGCGGAACAATTTATGGCGGCTGCCGAGGCATCCCGCAGTGCGTCCGGTATGCCGGGGGCGTTGTAATCCCAATAAGGGATCAAATCGCCGGGCATGTGGGGATGGTTCAAGATGAATTCGGCAATCTTGACAGCTTGGTCCAGGTATTTGCGATCTTGGGTACAACGATAGAGAAGGGTGTAGCCATACAAGCCCCAGGCTTGCCCGCGTGCCCAGGCGGATTTCTCGGAGAAGCCTTGTCCGGCCTGGTAGTGTTTTATCTGTCCGGTACGCGGATTATAGTTCAGTCCGTGGTATAAACTGTTGTCCGGGCGGAAATGGTTTTTCAGTGTTGTATCGGCATGTTTCACGGCGGCGTGGTAGAAAGTACTGTCGCCGGTAACTTGTGTAGCCCAGAACAGGAGTTCCAGGTTCATCATGTTATCGATAATGACTACGTAATCGTCCGGCTTGCGGTTGTGTGATTTGATGCAGCCTACCACGGAGTTGAAACGGGTCATCAGCGAACGGGCGCTGTTTATCAGGATGGCTTTGTATTCGGGTTGGGGGACGATTCGGTTGGCATTGCCGTAGCTGCCATACATCATAAAGCCGACGTCGTGGGTGTGGGTGTTGTATTGTTGGGGTTCCAAGAGCCGGAGCATGCGTATGCCTTCGTTATAGAGATCTTTGTTTCCGGTGGCTTGGTAGAGATAGAACAGTGTACCGGGATAGAAGCCGCTGCACCACCATTCGGAGTTGCTGGTTTTCAGGCGTTGCATGTGCTTATCGTAGGTTTGGGGGAAGCGGTCGGTTCCTTTCAGTTGGTCTTTCAGATAGAGGTATTGGTTGGCGGCTTGCCTGAGGATGGGGGCGATTTTTATTTTCCCTTTGGCCGGGAGGGTTACAGGGAACAGGGCAACGGTAATCAACGCTACAAGGAACAGGATGGTGAGTTTTCCGGGGTTCATTTTGTTATTTGTTTAATTGGGAGTTACTATTAAAAGAATATTTTTGGGGGATGTGTCAAAAGTTAATATTTAGAAAATCAACATAAAAACACAGAGACACAGAAACACAGAGTCTTTATTATAAATACTTTAAAACTCTCTGTGTCTCCGTGTCTCTGTGTTTAATTAATTGTTTATCTTCTTTGGATTTGCTTTCATCTGCTTTGCTCTATTTTCAGATCTATTTGTTTCCGTTCTATATTCCATCCTTTTATTACCACGAGGGGGGCTGAAGACAAGTTTTTAGCGGCTGTCTCGATGGTTACCGTTTTGCTTTCGCCCGGCAGTAGGGAAAAGAAATTGTCCGTATAGAACGAGGGGCGGATCGGCCTGCGGTCCCGGTCGAGGAATTGCAACTGGTTGAAGAAGGCGATCGCACGGGATGTATTCCTTAAGGTAAGCTCTACAAAATAAGCGTCTCCGTTTTTCCTTACTTTATAAGAAGTTTTCAGGGTTGCCTTTTTCAGCCGGGAGAGCGATTCGAAACCAGAGGCTGCCGGCCCGGTCAAGGTCTTTTTTCCTTCGTATTTATCTTTGGAACGCCAATAGAAGTTGGAGGAAACTTCTTTTCCTTTTTCGTCTTTCAGTCGCAGCTTGATGAAATGGACTTGCGAAATATCGTCGGGGAAGCGGATGGTGAATGCGTCGTTCACTACACCGTCGGAAGGGAGATCGACGGGGGCCGACTTTTCCCATACTTTCTTACTGTCCATGTCGTACACTTCCGCTACTACGGTATATCCGGGGTATGGCCGGTAGTAATCGTTCACTACCGAGACGGTATTTTTCAGGTAGTCGAATTGTGCGTGCAAGGGCTCCAGGGAGTTTGCCGTATGGTAAAGCGAGGCGGTGGGTTCCAGCGACCAGTCCCACATACGGGCACAGACTTGCCGGACGGAACAGTTGTGATACCAGAACAGCAGGCCGGAGCAAAAGCGGTCGCCGTAGTCCAATTTGTTATAGTTCCAGACTTCCCAGATGCTTTTGGAGTTCATCGCTCCTACCACCTGGCCTTTCCGGGCAAATTCGTCGATGGAAGAAGAGGGGCCGTACTGGTTGACCAGGTCTGTGTAGAGGGTGGTCATCAGGTGGAAACCGTTTCCGTCCAGGTAGTTCCATACTTCTTTATTGATAGGCCAGAGGTCTCTCTCGTCCATCATTTCGCGAAGTATTTCTACGGTGGGGAGGGTGGGTGCGCCGTATTCCGGGTTGAAGCCGTCTACCCGGCTGCCTCTTTCCGAGGCGGTATTTTCGTAG
The genomic region above belongs to Parabacteroides pacaensis and contains:
- a CDS encoding glycoside hydrolase family 88 protein, translating into MNPGKLTILFLVALITVALFPVTLPAKGKIKIAPILRQAANQYLYLKDQLKGTDRFPQTYDKHMQRLKTSNSEWWCSGFYPGTLFYLYQATGNKDLYNEGIRMLRLLEPQQYNTHTHDVGFMMYGSYGNANRIVPQPEYKAILINSARSLMTRFNSVVGCIKSHNRKPDDYVVIIDNMMNLELLFWATQVTGDSTFYHAAVKHADTTLKNHFRPDNSLYHGLNYNPRTGQIKHYQAGQGFSEKSAWARGQAWGLYGYTLLYRCTQDRKYLDQAVKIAEFILNHPHMPGDLIPYWDYNAPGIPDALRDASAAAINCSALLELSRYVPKAPAKKYFKAAEKILRTLSSPEYTAQPGTNGGFILKHSVGNMPSGTEIDVPLTYADYYYVEALCRYAELTGDAQKQ